A single region of the Lotus japonicus ecotype B-129 chromosome 4, LjGifu_v1.2 genome encodes:
- the LOC130715861 gene encoding uncharacterized protein LOC130715861 — protein MDPNNHHYNTQNSSSYPISNQNPNNYEDPNQFSYPRPQNPTNYQVPHQFSNQRPQNPNYFQVPHQFSNQHPQNPNYYPDPNQYSNQSSFVPNFHPSYGSVRYLSQTPQSSGYMPMVRANFPSVDGPEFPEFSTQVNLGDGSADNEVNEVTPKSKKTHAPAWNTAQNMVLISGWINCGTSSVVGKNQKGETFWRDIAEYCNEHCSFDPPRDGIACRNRWNYMNKILGKWIGAYDAAKRQQGSGWSDNDVLAKAQELFACGKNVQFTLMEEWIALRDLPRFCSQVGGNGGSASSGSKRSHDSDACGSTTIGSIPRPMGRETAKRKNKKKKQTNQLMKTNLYLKLSSEEDLDDRKKELLSKLAPYLQNSQLEEAFILNQLGLGPNQNLEDSAPRRKYVRRDHAAANRRLIDDYFANEPTYDDSMFRRRYRMQKHVFLRIVGDLSSSDNYFTQRVDAAKKEGISPLAKCTTAMRMLAYGVAADAVDEYIKIGGTTALECLRRFCNGIIRLYEHEYLRAPTQEDLQRILQVSEQRGFPGMIGSIDCMHWEWKNCPKAWEGQFTRGDKGTTTVILEAVGKAPTVSFIVNQRPYNMAYYLADGIYPSYPTFVKSIRLPQSEPDKLFAQVQERCRKDIERAFGVLQARFKIIREPARLWDIADLGIIMRSCIILHNMIVEDERDTFAQRWTDFEQSGEGGSSTPQPYSTEVLPAFANHVRARSELRDSNVHHELQADLVKHIWTKFANAS, from the exons atggatcccaacaatcaccattacaacacccagaattcttcaagctacccaatttccaaccaaaatcccaacaactatgaagatccaaatcaattttcttacccacgtcctcaaaatcccaccaattatcaagtcccacatcaattctccaaccaacgtcctcaaaatccaaactattttcaagtcccacatcaattctccaaccaacatcctcaaaatccaaactattatccagatccaaatcagTATTCGAACCAGTCATCATTTGTTCCAAACtttcatccatcttatggatctgtgagatatctatctcaaacaccccagtctagtggttatatgccaaTGGTTCGTGCAAATTTTCCTAGTGTTGATGGACcggaatttccggaattttcaacacaagtcaatcttggtgacgggtcagctgataatgaagtcaatgaagtcactcctaagagcaaaaaaACGCATGCacccgcatggaacactgcacaaaatatggtgctaattagtgggtggattaactgtggaacaagcagtgttgtggggaaaaaccagaaaggagaaacattttggagagatattgctgagtattgtaatgagcattgctcattcgatcctccgcgtgaTGGAATTGCATGTcgaaaccgttggaattatatgaacaaaatactgggtaaatggattggcgcttatgatgccGCTAAGCGTCAACaaggaagcggttggtcggataatgatgttttggcaaaagcgcaggaattattcgcatgtgggaagaatgttcaatttactttgatggaagaatggatCGCTCTCCGTGATCtaccacgtttttgtagtcaagtaggaggaaatggtggctcagcaagtagtggatctaagagatctcacgacagtgatgcatgtggctcaaccactataggatcaattcctcgtccaatgggtagggagacagctaaaagaaagaataaaaagaaaa AACAAACTaaccaattgatgaaaaccaatttgtatctCAAGCTAAGTTCTGAAGAGGATCTCGATGACCGTAAGAAAGAGCTGTTGAGTAAGTTGGCCC cataccttcaaaattctcaACTTGAAGAAGCTTTTATACTCAACCAATTAGGGTTGGGTCCAAACCAAAATTTGGAAGATAGTGCACCTCGTAGAAAGTATGTCCGTAGAGATCATGCAGCAGCAAACCGAAGGCTAAttgacgactactttgccaatgagcctacatatgacgattcaatgtttcgtcgtcggtaccggatgcaaaaacacgttttccttcgaatcgttggggacctttcaagtagtgataactacttcacccagcgagttgatgcagccaagaaagaaggtatatcacccttagcaaaatgtaccacagcaatgcgaatgttagcatatggtgtggcagcagatgcagtcgatgagtacatcaaaataggaggtactacagcactggagtgtttacgtagattctgtaatggaatcatacgattgtatgagcacgaGTACTTGAGAGCACCAACTCAAgaggacctgcaaagaatactacaggttagtgaacaaagggggttcccaggcatgatcgggagtattgactgcatgcactgggagtggaaaaattgtcctaaagcatgggaaggtcaatttactagaggggataagggaaccactacagttattcttgaagcagtt ggaaaggctccAACTGTGAGTTTCattgtgaatcaacgtccctataatatggcatactatctagctgatggtatctacccttcttatccaactttcgtcaaatcgatcagacttcctcaaagtgaaccggataagttgtttgcacaagttcaggagagatgtcggaaggacatcgaacgtgcatttggagttcttcaagctcgttttaaaatcatccgtgaaccagctcgtttgtgggacatagctgatttgggtatcattatgaggtcatgcatcatattacataatatgattgttgaggatgaacgagatacatttgctcaacgttggaccgattttgagcaatctggggaaggtggatctagtacaccgcaaccatactcgaccgaggtgttacccgcttttgcaaatcatgtgcgtgctagatccgagttgcgtgattcgaacgttcatcacgaactgcaagcagatctagtgaagcacatatggacaaagtttgcaaatgcttcgtga
- the LOC130713270 gene encoding uncharacterized protein LOC130713270 codes for MTTNLSEAVNKVLKGARNMPITALVKCTYGRMVDYFVQRGQAAAREKAAGHIFCKKVMVAIEKNVLLASAHIVRTYNIDRTRFEVEEGFNQRRHRNGYVWSLRLDNRTCECGRFQTFKYPCDHAIAACMHQSLDYWSLVDPVYTLQSILDAYQGQWYPIGNDLNMPPREGDRIVPDPSTARAKGRPRSTRIRNEMDLTEPQSSRRSVTLQR; via the coding sequence ATGACAACAAACTTATCTGAGGCCGTTAACAAAGTGTTGAAGGGGGCAAGAAACATGCCTATAACTGCATTGGTGAAATGCACGTACGGGAGGATGGTGGATTACTTTGTTCAGAGAGGTCAGGCAGCAGCTCGTGAAAAGGCTGCTGGCCACATATTCTGTAAAAAGGTCATGGTAGCCATAGAAAAGAATGTTCTACTCGCAAGTGCTCATATCGTGCGCACGTACAACATCGATAGGACAAGGTTTGAGGTGGAGGAAGGTTTTAACCAGCGAAGGCATCGCAATGGGTATGTATGGTCTCTGCGGTTGGACAATAGAACATGTGAATGTGGGCGCTTTCAAACATTCAAGTATCCATGTGACCACGCAATTGCTGCCTGTATGCATCAAAGTTTAGACTATTGGAGTTTGGTGGACCCTGTTTATACGCTTCAGAGCATATTGGACGCGTATCAAGGACAGTGGTATCCAATTGGCAATGATCTGAACATGCCACCAAGGGAAGGGGATCGAATTGTTCCAGATCCGTCCACGGCTAGGGCGAAGGGTCGTCCTAGGTCAACTCGAATAAGAAATGAGATGGACTTGACGGAGCCTCAATCGAGTCGAAGATCTGTTACGCTACAGAgatag
- the LOC130713271 gene encoding serine/threonine-protein phosphatase 7 long form homolog, translated as MADEAVLSLGPKNPTLLVKQNKHVSGYVWNQTSKKVLKLRLPHIPLDGVPPQIEQYVRLAGFYEVALCGSLKQDKVLISALVERWRPETHTFHMPFGECTITLQDVVVQLGLNIDGQPVTGVTWCDWSDLVTRALGVTPPRRAIRGSCLNMRWLNQCFDFQNLGALGPAEAEFAARAFILRLIGTFLLPDHSGSHVPLRYLLLIENLALASTYSWGSAVLATLYHELCHATGYERQEIGGCIYLLQIWAWERIPMTAPEIIPILQIGCPIAGRWGRNPNRVDVGRQTNQIDLWRIKLDELRAEDFVWRPYPDHVINSLPERCWQSMHLWRSVVPMICYTFVEWHQPDRVLQQFGMFQGVPDPPYQIDKLHDITLAGKEQEDWVTAMMPFIQVWGQRHQRIVQQPVVNTLAGPNDRYMKWYAQHSIRWLTRQSSTTGQIGENIQHVWYGLSDVDRGMYTPEEMQSQAARCLTLCHQLDRITVPAASVELMPMDLPRPTIEYVPHVGRAEAQGLGKYWKEVHAQDVTIHGGTLPPREGEYSLYPLHQGDSYRQYHFGGGSRQPANESGSSGSSQHYQEPQMQMPESQPYSGSQPYIPDMPFGESQSQQYFQEEPHSIYDQFRTPEMQHIDPQGWSPVPGWGGGGVSEVLEIPRASDVLNPRPSFWNVANPDAISNAQASFVFDLNQASGVGDNESNIQHGLSYGQGSQHENQAEQEGRPYRVARDTPWPDCGTGSHRTHH; from the exons ATGGCGGATGAAGCAGTGCTAAGTCTCGGTCCAAAAAATCCGACGTTGTTggtgaaacaaaacaaacatgtGTCGGGATATGTTTGGAACCAAACAAGTAAGAAAGTCTTGAAGCTGAGATTACCCCACATTCCTTTGGATGGTGTCCCTCCACAAATCGAACAATACGTTCGATTGGCCGGATTTTACGAGGTCGCTCTATGTGGTTCTCTCAAACAAGACAAAGTGTTGATATCCGCATTGGTGGAGCGTTGGCGGCCCGAGACGCACACCTTTCATATGCCGTTTGGAGAGTGCACCATCACTCTTCAAGATGTTGTCGTTCAGCTGGGACTAAATATTGATGGGCAACCTGTTACCGGGGTGACATGGTGTGACTGGTCTGATCTCGTTACTCGTGCGCTAGGAGTCACTCCACCGCGACGTGCTATTAGAGGAAGTTGTTTAAACATGAGATGGTTAAACCAGtgttttgattttcaaaacctAGGTGCACTTGGGCCGGCAGAAGCTGAATTTGCTGCAAGAGCATTCATTTTGCGCTTGATTGGCACTTTCTTATTACCCGACCACTCGGGATCACATGTGCCTCTAAGATATCTACTACTAATAGAGAATTTAGCTCTGGCCTCCACGTACAGTTGGGGTTCGGCTGTGCTTGCAACTCTCTATCATGAGTTATGCCATGCAACCGGTTATGAACGACAAGAAATCGGTGGTTGTATTTATTTGCTCCAAATCTGGGCTTGGGAAAGGATTCCAATGACTGCCCCtgaaatcataccgatattgcAAATCGGCTGCCCCATCGCAGGAAG GTGGGGAAGAAACCCAAATCGTGTTGACGTTGGTCGTCAAACGAATCAAATTGATTTGTGGCGGATCAAGCTCGACGAACTGAGAGCTGAAGAC TTTGTCTGGAGGCCATACCCAGATCATGTTATAAATTCGCTACCGGAACGGTGTTGGCAAAGTATGCACTTGTGGAGATCAGTTGTGCCAATGATATGCTACACCTTTGTTGAGTGGCACCAACCGGATAGAGTCTTGCAACAGTTTGGCATGTTTCAGGGGGTACCTGACCCACCATATCAAATTGATAAACTGCATGACATAACTTTGGCGGGGAAGGAACAGGAAGATTGGGTTACAGCCATGATGCCCTTTATACAGGTGTGGGGGCAAAGACACCAAAGGATAGTTCAGCAACCCGTGGTTAATACGTTAGCTGGCCCTAACGACCGTTACATGAAGTGGTACGCCCAACATTCCATTCGTTGGCTGACGCGTCAGAGTTCGACAACAGGGCAAATT ggtgaaaacattcaacatgtGTGGTATGGACTTTCTGACGTCGATCGCGGTATGTATACACCTGAGGAAATGCAAAGCCAAGCCGCGCGTTGCCTTACTTTATGTCACCAGCTGGACAGGATTACTGTTCCTGCCGCGTCAGTTGAACTCATGCCTATGGACTTACCACGTCCCACAATTGAATACGTACCACATGTTGGAAGAGCAGAAGCACAGGGTTTGGGCAAGTATTGGAAAGAGGTGCATGCTCAGGATGTGACTATACATGGAGGTACTCTACCACCTCGAGAGGGCGAGTACTCGTTGTATCCCCTACATCAGGGTGATTCATACCGACAATACCACTTTGGTGGTGGGTCGAGACAGCCTGCAAATGAGTCAGGGTCATCTGGTAGTTCCCAACACTACCAAGAGCCACAGATGCAGATGCCGGAGTCACAACCATATTCTGGCTCACAGCCATACATTCCGGACATGCCGTTTGGTGAATCACAGTCACAACAATATTTTCAAGAGGAGCCTCATTCGATTTATGACCAGTTCAGGACACCGGAAATGCAGCACATTGATCCCCAAGGATGGAGCCCTGTACCTGGATGGGGAGGCGGTGGTGTAAGTGAAGTGTTGGAAATTCCCCGAGCTTCTGACGTGTTGAATCCCCGACCATCATTCTGGAATGTTGCCAACCCAGATGCGATCAGCAATGCACAGGCTAGCTTTGTGTTTGACTTGAACCAAGCATCTGGAGTAGGAGACAATGAGTCCAACATCCAACATGGACTTTCTTATGGCCAAGGTAGCCAACATGAGAACCAAGCAGAGCAGGAAGGTAGGCCATATCGAGTAGCGAGAGACACACCTTGGCCTGATTGCGGAACAGGATCCCATCGAACTCATCATTGA